In the genome of Afipia felis ATCC 53690, the window ATGTCGGAATAGTCCTTCGAGCGCTGGTCAGTGTTCTCGATCATCAGCGCGATTGGTGCGCCGGTCGTCACCTGCCCGCGCTCGGTCTCCATCACGCCGGAGAGTATCTTGACCTGATCGGGCTCCTGCCGCTGCGTGGTGAAGCGCGACTGGCCGGGCTTGCGACGGTCGAGGTCGTCCTGAATGTCCGCGGCGGTCAGCGGAATGCGCGGCGGGCAGCCGTCAACCACGCAGCCGAGCGCCACCCCGTGGCTCTCGCCAAAGGTGGTGACGCGGAACATGTGACCGAAGGTGTTGAAGGACATGAGGTTAATCCGGGCCGCATTCGCTACGTAATGTAGCGAATATCGCTACGTTTCGTAGCGAGAACTCGCGAGAATCGCAAATACGCAATCGCATCAGAGGAGAATAGACGCGTACAGCACCGGCCTTAACTATGTTTGGTGATCTTGCCGTCCTTGAAAACGTAGACCACACCCTGCTCGACATAGATCTCGGCGGCGTTGATGGGCGTCTCGACCTCCAGCGCGGCCATCAGCGCACGGCAGGAGCCGCCGTGCGAGACCGCGACGGTGTCTTGCAACAGTGAATCGTACCAGTCGCGCATCCGCAGCGCGACGGAGGCATAGCTTTCGCCGCCCGGCGGCGGGACGCCCCATTTGTCGGCCTGACGCTGCGCGAACAGTTCGGGATGAGATTGCTCCATCTCGATCAGGGTCGAACCCTCCCAGTGGCCGTAGCCAACTTCACGCAGCCGATCGTCGAGTTCGTAACCGTGCGGT includes:
- a CDS encoding histidine phosphatase family protein, giving the protein MPNPVIYFIRHGQTEWNATGRFQGTQDIPLNELGKEQAVRAGELLTGILAADSHHPERIPFVSSPLGRARQTMELVRGEIGVPPHGYELDDRLREVGYGHWEGSTLIEMEQSHPELFAQRQADKWGVPPPGGESYASVALRMRDWYDSLLQDTVAVSHGGSCRALMAALEVETPINAAEIYVEQGVVYVFKDGKITKHS